The Formosa sp. Hel1_33_131 genome window below encodes:
- a CDS encoding polysaccharide biosynthesis/export family protein — protein sequence MKSTFLRLLIAFLLIQSCSSKKDILYVQDIDQANHTELHFETPTIQANDILKITVSALEPSAAIPYNKATASEGSVSNLELMRLEGYEVSETLTIEFPQLGTLSVQNKTPFQLATTIKQRLEVEGHLVNPVVNVRLLNAKFTVLGEVGRPGTYSFTESKLTLLQAIGLAGDLTINGKRNNIKLIREMDQERTIFHIDLTASDWMNSNSYYIYPNDVIIIDPNNPRVKSAGFVGNVGTAITVVSVLLSSIILLTR from the coding sequence ATGAAATCCACATTTTTGAGACTATTGATTGCTTTTTTACTTATACAATCCTGTAGCAGTAAAAAAGACATTCTTTATGTCCAAGACATTGATCAAGCCAACCATACAGAATTACATTTTGAAACGCCTACAATTCAAGCCAATGACATTCTAAAAATTACAGTAAGTGCTTTAGAACCATCAGCGGCCATTCCTTATAATAAAGCGACTGCTTCTGAGGGAAGCGTCTCTAATTTGGAGTTAATGCGCCTTGAAGGGTATGAGGTTTCCGAAACCCTAACTATTGAATTCCCACAACTAGGGACTTTGTCGGTTCAAAATAAAACCCCTTTTCAATTGGCTACTACCATTAAACAACGTTTAGAAGTGGAAGGTCACCTTGTCAATCCTGTAGTAAATGTTCGTCTACTTAATGCTAAATTTACTGTTTTAGGCGAAGTGGGGCGTCCTGGGACTTATAGTTTCACCGAATCTAAATTAACCCTTCTTCAAGCCATTGGTTTGGCGGGAGATTTAACCATTAACGGTAAAAGAAACAACATTAAATTGATTAGAGAAATGGATCAAGAACGCACCATTTTTCATATTGATTTGACAGCATCAGATTGGATGAACTCCAATAGTTATTATATTTATCCTAATGATGTCATTATTATTGATCCCAATAACCCCAGGGTAAAATCAGCTGGATTTGTAGGCAATGTCGGAACCGCCATTACTGTAGTTTCGGTTCTTTTAAGTTCTATTATTCTTTTAACACGTTAA